In Cellulomonas sp. JZ18, the DNA window CCGTGCAGTCCCACACCTGGACGCGCTGCCCGTCGAACACGGGGGTGCCGCCGACCGCGTCGAGGCAGCGTCCCGACTGCGGGTTGCGCAGCGCCCGGCTGCCGGCGTCGTAGGTCCAGCGCTGCGCGGGCGTCCCGTTGCACGTCCACAGCTGCACCACCGTGCCGTTGGCGGTGCCGCCGCCGGCCACGTCGAGGCACTTGCCGAGCGCGCGGACCGTGCCGTCGGCGCCCCGCGTCCACGACTGCGCCGCGTTGCCGTTGCACGTCACGACCTGGATCGGGTTGCCGTCGCGCGGGTCGGCCCACGGGACGTCGAGGCAGAGCCGGTCGTCGACCCGGACGGTCCCGGTGCCGGTGGGCAGCTCCGCACCCGTGCCGCCGCCCGTGCCGCCCCCGGTGGCGCCGTTGTCGTACACGCGGACGTAGTCGACCCTCATCTGCTGCGGGAGCTGCGTGGTGGCGTCGGGGTAGCCGGGCCACTGCCCGCCGACCGCGACGTTGAGGATGAGGAAGAACGGCTTGTCGAACACCCACGTGCGGCCGCCCAGGCTGGCGGGCGTGACGCGGTGGTAGACGTTCCCGTCGACGGACCAGGTGATCTCGCCCGGCCGCCAGTCGACCGCGAACGTGTGGAACGTGTCGGCGAAGGACCAGCCCTGCGGGTGCTGGTACGTGCCCAGCAGGCCGGCGCCGCCGGAGTAGCCGGGGCCGTGGACCGTGCCGTGCACGAGGTGCGGCTCGCGGCCGATGTTCTCCATGACGTCGATCTCGCCGCTGTTCGGCCACGTGTTCTGCGGGAAGTCGGCGCCGAGCATCCAGAACGCCGGCCAGATGCCCTGGCCGCGGGGGATCTGGATGCGGGCCTCGACGCGGCCGTAGCGGATCTCGACCTTGTCGTTGGTCTGCAGGCGCGCCGACGTGTAGCGGCCGTCGGGCTCGCGCCGGGCGGTGATGACGAGGTTGCCCTGGCCGTCGAGCGCCGAGTTCGCGCGCGAGGCCGTGTACTCCTGCAGCTCGGCGTTGCCCCAGCCGCCCGCGCCCAGGTCGTGGTTCCACACCGCGGGGTCGGGGGCGGACCCGGCCGGGCCGTCGAACTCCTGCTGCCAGACGACGTCGCCGGGGGCTGCGGCGGCGGGCGGGGCGGTCACGACGGCCACGACGGCACCGGCGGCCGCGGCGAGCAGGGCCGTGACGGCGGCCGTGAGCCGGGCCGCGCCGGCGTGCCGCCGCCGGCCCGCGTGGCGCGGCGACGTCGGTGCCGGCCGGACGGGGGCTGCGTGGACGGGGGCGGGGTGGACGGGTGCTGCACGCACGGATCCTCCTTCACGGTCCGGGGACCGGGTGGCGCCCCCCGCGGGGCGGGTGCGGGACGGGCGGCCGGGACGTCGTCGACCCGGCGACGCGACGGTAAGCCCGCTCTGTGACCGGCGGCAAGACGCGCATGACACGGTAACGATGTCGAACCGCGCGGCGGCCCGTGCGGCGGGGGCCGCGGCGCGTCGGGCGGTGGATGTCGGTGGTCGGGGAGAGGCTGTCGCCATGGTCGTCGTCTCGTGCTCCTGCGGTGAGGTCTCCTACCCCTCCCAGAACCCCGTCCGTGCGCTGCCCCTCGCGCAGCGCGTGCGCCTCGCCGCCACGGCCGGCGAGCGCGGCACCGTGGTCGTCGACGTCGAACCCGACTGGCACCCCGGCGGCGCGAGCCTGCACGTCGCGTGCGTGTGGCTCGTGGCCGAGGTGACGCTCGACGCGCTCGTCGCCGGGCTCGACGCGGCCGACGCCGCGGTCGTCCGGTCGGCCTGGGTCCTGCCCCGCGAGGACGCGCTCGAGGTCGCCCTCCCGCAGCCCGCGGCCCGGCGCGCCGTCAGCGCCTGAGGCTCAGGTCGACCGCGGGGTCGACGCCCACGTGCCGAGCGCGACCGTGGCCCCGCCGTCCTGCAGGCGCGCGACGAGGTCGTCGACGACGTCCCGGACCAGCCGTTCCGCGCGGAGCTCGTGCTGCCCGCGCGCGACCGTGAGGTACACGGACGTGCCACCGGTGCCGGACGTCGCCTGCGCACGCACCACGACCGGGCCGGGCAGGCCCAGGGTGAGCAGCGTGGACCACTGCGTGCGACGCCCGACGAGCACGGCCGCACCCGGCGCGCCCTCCACCGAGAACCGCCGCTGACGCAGCGCGGCCGCGGCCGCCGCGAGCACGGCGTCGGGCGGGGCGTCGGTCGTGAGCCCGAGGCGCGGCCGCAGCGTGGACAGGCCCCAGCCGGGGACGCTCGTGCTCATCGGCCCTCCGCTCCTCGCCGCCCGGCGCCGTGCGGCGGGCCGCCCGGCCGCCGCCCGCGCATGCTACCGACGGGCCGGGGGAATCAGCGCGACGCCGCCCGCCGCCGCTGCCACCATCGCCGCATGCCCTTCACCCGCCTCTCCGACCGTCTCGTCAGCTGGGCCTCGGTCCTCGACCCCGCGACGCGCGAGCAGGCCGAGCGCACCGCCGAGCTGCCGTTCGTGCACCCCCACGTCGCGCTCATGCCCGACGCGCACCTGGGCAAGGGCGCGACGGTGGGCAGCGTCATCCCGACGCTGCGGGCGCTGATCCCGGCGGCGGTGGGCGTCGACATCGGCTGCGGCATGATCGCGGTGCGCACGCAGTGGACGGAGGACGGGCTGCGCGCCGCCCGCAAGCCCCTGCGGGCCCTGCGCGAGGACGTCGAGCGGCGCGTCCCGCTGTCCGCCGGCGCCGCGAACCGTCGCCTCACGGACAGCGCCGCGGCACGCGTCGCGGAGCTGGAGCGCGCCGCCGCGGCGATCGGGCTGAGCCCCGACGGCTACGTCGCCGGCTGGCGGCTGCAGCTGGGGTCGCTCGGTTCGGGCAACCACTTCATCGAGGTGACCGTCGACGAGGCGAGCCGGGTCTGGCTGTTCCTGCACTCGGGCTCGCGCGGCGTGGGCAACCGCCTCGCGCAGCACCACATCCGCGTCGCCGCGGACGTGTGCCGCCGCCGCGGGGTCACGCTGCCCGACCGCGACCTCGCGTACGTCGAGGAGGGCACGGACGAGTTCGACCACTACGTGCGCGAGCTGCGCTGGGCGCAGGACTACGCCGTCGCGAACCGTGAGGAGATGATGGACCGGGTCGTGGCCGCGCTCGCGCAGCACATGGACGCGGACGTCGTCGAGCACGAGCGCGTCAACTGCCACCACAACTTCACCGAGCTGGAGCACCACCACGGCGAGGACGTGTGGGTGTCGCGCAAGGGCGCGATCCGGGCCCGCGCGGGGGACGCCGGCCTCATCCCGGGGTCGATGGGCACGGCGTCGTACGTGGTGGTCGGCCGGGGCGAGCCGGAGTCCCTGTGCTCGAGCCCGCACGGGGCGGGACGCGCCTACTCGCGCTCGGCGGCGCGCCGCACGTTCACCCGTGCCCAGCTGCGCGAGGCGATGCAGGGCATCGAGTACCGCGACACGGACGCGTTCCTCGACGAGATCCCGGCCGCGTACAAGGACATCGACCAGGTGATGGCGGACGCCGCCGACCTCGTCGAGGTCCGGCACGTGCTGCGGCAGGTCGTCAACGTCAAGGGCGACTGACCGGGCTCTGCGCGGGGTCACGACGCGCCGCGGCCCGCCGCACCGCGAGGGTGCGACGGGCCGCGGACGCGCGCCGGGTGACCGACGTCAGAACGGCATCTCCGTGGTGACCTGGTCCGGGGTGGGCGCGGTGACCGGGGTGCCGGCGTTGACGTTCGTGAGCGTCATCGTCGTCGTCGTGCCCGCGATGTCGTACGTCACCTTGCGCGGCAGGTCCTGCGCGTCCAGCCAGTACGAGTAGGTGATGGTCGGGGGCAGCTGCG includes these proteins:
- a CDS encoding glycoside hydrolase family 16 protein, which codes for MRAAPVHPAPVHAAPVRPAPTSPRHAGRRRHAGAARLTAAVTALLAAAAGAVVAVVTAPPAAAAPGDVVWQQEFDGPAGSAPDPAVWNHDLGAGGWGNAELQEYTASRANSALDGQGNLVITARREPDGRYTSARLQTNDKVEIRYGRVEARIQIPRGQGIWPAFWMLGADFPQNTWPNSGEIDVMENIGREPHLVHGTVHGPGYSGGAGLLGTYQHPQGWSFADTFHTFAVDWRPGEITWSVDGNVYHRVTPASLGGRTWVFDKPFFLILNVAVGGQWPGYPDATTQLPQQMRVDYVRVYDNGATGGGTGGGTGAELPTGTGTVRVDDRLCLDVPWADPRDGNPIQVVTCNGNAAQSWTRGADGTVRALGKCLDVAGGGTANGTVVQLWTCNGTPAQRWTYDAGSRALRNPQSGRCLDAVGGTPVFDGQRVQVWDCTGAANQRWTL
- a CDS encoding RtcB family protein; the protein is MPFTRLSDRLVSWASVLDPATREQAERTAELPFVHPHVALMPDAHLGKGATVGSVIPTLRALIPAAVGVDIGCGMIAVRTQWTEDGLRAARKPLRALREDVERRVPLSAGAANRRLTDSAAARVAELERAAAAIGLSPDGYVAGWRLQLGSLGSGNHFIEVTVDEASRVWLFLHSGSRGVGNRLAQHHIRVAADVCRRRGVTLPDRDLAYVEEGTDEFDHYVRELRWAQDYAVANREEMMDRVVAALAQHMDADVVEHERVNCHHNFTELEHHHGEDVWVSRKGAIRARAGDAGLIPGSMGTASYVVVGRGEPESLCSSPHGAGRAYSRSAARRTFTRAQLREAMQGIEYRDTDAFLDEIPAAYKDIDQVMADAADLVEVRHVLRQVVNVKGD